A single genomic interval of Lathyrus oleraceus cultivar Zhongwan6 chromosome 7, CAAS_Psat_ZW6_1.0, whole genome shotgun sequence harbors:
- the LOC127103542 gene encoding myosin-6 — protein sequence MFLIMVVCCCTENWMEEMVEQSLMPWQVSLKFYKFSRIHRRKVINLVEWTSFRETSQHSKKECTALIYFKCGKARHRATDCKRDGVVCFNCRESGHISTQFQKPKKTQDVKVGGKVFALSGVMTLKSDNLVRGTCFINDIPLVSIIDTSATHSFISTVCVKKLDLVVSSMNGSMSKNLIGVLDIYGFESFKTNSFEQFCINLTNEKLQQHFNQHVFKMEQEEYTKEEIDWSYIEFVDNQDVLDLIEKKPGGVIALLDEACMFPRSTHETFAEKLYQTLKDNKRFSKPKLSRTDFTINHYAGDVTYQTDLFLDKNKDYVVPEHAALLCASKCSFVSGLFPPLHEESTKSTKFSSIATQFKQQLQSLLETLSATEPHYIRCVKPNNLLKPGIFENNDVLQQLRCGGVMEAIRISCAGYPTRKNFDEFVQRFSIMEPKVLKSCPDEMTACKRLLDKANLKDYQIGKTKVFLRAGQMAELDACRAEVLGRSAIVIQKKARTYICEKQYKLLRFSAIELQRAIKGQLARRRYECMRKEAASLIIQKQIRMYLSRSAYKTTYSKVVCIQTDMRGMAARNELRFRKRTLRRLRLPETGVEFSIDLVPGTRPVPMEPYKMSPVELSELKSQLEDLLDNKFADQVYSGSDQNSQINKICLYLIISWFDDDNTIRRNNSRGGLDDNGA from the exons ATGTTTCTTATAATGGTTGTTTGCTGTTGTACCGAGAATTGGATGGAAGAAATGGTCGAGCAATCGCTGATGCCTTGGCAGGTTTCGCTCAAGTTTTACAAGTTCAGCAGAATCCATAGGCGGAAGGTGATTAATCTCGTGGAATGGACAAGTTTCAGAGAAACAAGCCAACATTCAAAGAAAG AGTGTACTGCTTTGATATACTTCAAATGTGGGAAGGCAAGACATAGAGCTACTGACTGCAAGAGGGATGGTGTGGTTTGCTTCAACTGTAGGGAGAGTGGTCATATTAGTACACAATTTCAGAAGCCTAAGAAGACTCAAGATGTGAAAGTTGGTGGAAAGGTATTTGCTCTCAGTGGTGTAATGACCTTAAAGTCTGATAATCTGGTTCGAGGTACTTGTTTCATTAATGACATTCCTTTAGTTTCTATCATTGATACTAGTGCAACACATTCCTTTATATCCActgtttgtgtgaagaaattggatCTTGTGGTGTCTTCTATGAATGGCAGTATG TCGAAGAACTTAATTGGAGTTCTAGATATATACGGATTCGAGAGTTTCAAGACAAACAG CTTCGAGCAATTTtgtatcaatttgacaaatgAGAAGTTACAGCAGCATTTCAACCAG CATGTCTTCAAAATGGAGCAAGAGGAATATACAAAGGAAGAAATTGATTGGAGTTATATAGAGTTCGTTGATAATCAAGATGTTCTCGATCTTATTGAGAAG AAACCTGGCGGCGTTATTGCTCTTCTGGACGAGGCCTG TATGTTTCCAAGATCAACGCACGAAACATTTGCTGAAAAGCTATATCAAACACTTAAGGACAATAAGCGATTCAGCAAACCGAAGTTGTCACGAACTGACTTCACCATCAATCACTATGCTGGTGAT GTCACGTATCAAACTGATCTTTTCCTTGATAAAAATAAAGACTACGTTGTTCCGGAACACGCTGCGCTGCTCTGTGCTTCCAAGTGCTCCTTTGTTTCAGGACTTTTCCCACCTTTACACGAGGAAAGTACTAAATCAACAAAGTTTTCTTCTATAGCCACTCAGTTTAAG CAACAACTGCAATCTTTGCTTGAAACATTGAGTGCGACTGAGCCACACTACATTCGTTGTGTAAAGCCAAATAATCTTCTTAAGCCGGGGATATTTGAGAACAACGATGTGTTACAGCAGCTTCGATGTGGG GGTGTAATGGAGGCAATTAGGATAAGTTGCGCTGGATATCCAACTCGAAAGAACTTTGATGAATTTGTTCAGCGGTTTAGTATAATGGAACCTAAGGTTCTAAAATCATG TCCTGATGAGATGACGGCTTGCAAGAGACTTCTAGATAAAGCAAACCTTAAAGATTATCAA ATAGGAAAGACAAAAGTTTTCCTGAGAGCAGGTCAAATGGCAGAACTAGATGCATGTCGTGCCGAGGTCCTAGGAAGATCCGCAATCGTTATTCAGAAAAAAGCTCGCACATATATTTGTGAGAAACAGTACAAGTTATTGCGATTTTCTGCCATAGAACTACAAAGGGCTATTAAAG GACAACTTGCAAGACGTCGGTATGAATGCATGAGAAAGGAGGCCGCATCTTTGATAATCCAGAAACAAATCCGCATGTATCTTTCGAGAAGTGCTTATAAAACTACCTATTCCAAAGTTGTTTGTATTCAAACCGACATGCGAGGAATGGCTGCTAGAAATGAACTTCGATTCAGGAAGCGGACcctaagaagactgcggcta CCAGAGACAGGGGTTGAGTTTTCCATAGATTTAGTACCCGGTACTAGACCTGTGCCGATGGAACCTTACAAAATGTCTCCAGTAGAATTGAGTGAGCTAAAGAGTCAATTGGAAGATCTACTTGATAATAAATTCGCAGACCAA